A section of the Gimesia chilikensis genome encodes:
- a CDS encoding Gfo/Idh/MocA family protein yields the protein MKERRRLLVVGVGSIGERHLRCFQATDRVDISICELNADLRQQVAERYSVKTQYADLDSALAEPHDFAVIATPAHLHIQMARQVVEAGLDVFIEKPLSTSVDGVADLQKLLKEKQKKAGIAYVYRAHPALAAMKADLDTGRYGKPVELVVVSGQNFPTYRPAYRDIYYKSRATGGGAVQDALTHSMNAGEYLVGPVKALVADYAHQVLEGVDVEDTVHVITRQGSVLGNFSLNQHQPANESSITVICERGMLRFEYQKSWYRHVTEPEGEWVVGYQETLERDTLFSRQASAFLDYLDDFCPPLCSLEEGLQTLAVNLSILESVEQRAWVEPAHYLTH from the coding sequence ATGAAAGAGCGTAGACGATTACTGGTAGTCGGAGTCGGTTCAATTGGAGAACGGCATCTGCGCTGTTTTCAGGCGACGGACCGTGTCGATATCTCGATTTGTGAACTGAACGCCGACCTGCGTCAGCAGGTCGCCGAGCGATATTCTGTGAAAACTCAGTATGCGGATCTGGATTCGGCCCTGGCGGAGCCACATGACTTTGCAGTCATCGCGACTCCAGCACACCTGCACATTCAGATGGCGCGGCAGGTCGTTGAAGCGGGTTTGGACGTATTCATCGAAAAGCCACTGAGCACGTCGGTGGACGGTGTGGCCGATCTGCAGAAGCTGCTGAAAGAGAAACAGAAAAAAGCGGGAATCGCGTATGTCTATCGCGCTCATCCCGCGCTGGCCGCGATGAAGGCTGATCTGGATACGGGCCGCTATGGCAAACCGGTGGAACTGGTTGTCGTTTCCGGTCAGAACTTTCCCACCTATCGGCCCGCGTATCGCGACATCTATTACAAGTCGCGCGCGACCGGCGGCGGGGCGGTGCAGGATGCGTTGACGCATTCGATGAATGCTGGCGAATACCTGGTGGGACCGGTCAAAGCCCTGGTGGCGGACTACGCACATCAGGTGCTGGAAGGTGTGGACGTGGAGGACACCGTGCACGTAATTACCCGCCAGGGAAGTGTGCTGGGCAACTTCAGCCTGAATCAGCATCAACCGGCGAATGAATCGAGCATTACCGTGATCTGCGAACGGGGCATGCTCCGATTTGAGTATCAGAAAAGCTGGTACCGTCACGTCACTGAGCCGGAGGGGGAGTGGGTAGTCGGTTACCAGGAAACGCTGGAACGGGACACACTCTTTTCGCGACAGGCGAGTGCCTTTCTCGATTATCTCGATGATTTCTGTCCGCCGCTCTGTTCACTGGAAGAAGGACTGCAGACGCTGGCGGTGAATCTTTCGATTCTGGAATCTGTCGAACAGCGTGCCTGGGTCGAGCCGGCGCACTACCTTACCCATTGA
- a CDS encoding SDR family NAD(P)-dependent oxidoreductase has product MQPSDEPTIQQLFDLTGKTILISGASGYLGGAMSRGLAEAGARLVVSSRSQERAEQTASELPDPNGVGHLGVALDHMDADSIEEGFAAALEAAGQIDVLVNNGNDPVGEDWRNVTADAFNRHLQNATGYFLLARKLRDHLVAREARGSVIMIGSMYGVVGSYPEAYEGICAASPVAYHTMKGGLIHQTRHLSVYWAKDGVRVNCLSPGPFPSEKAPAGLAERLSEHSPMGRMGSPAELKGAVVFLASEASSYITGQNLLVDGGWTAW; this is encoded by the coding sequence ATGCAACCAAGTGATGAACCCACGATACAGCAGCTGTTTGATCTTACCGGCAAGACGATCTTAATCTCCGGCGCGAGTGGTTACCTGGGAGGTGCGATGTCGCGGGGACTGGCCGAAGCCGGGGCACGGCTGGTGGTCAGCAGTCGTAGCCAGGAACGGGCTGAGCAGACAGCTTCGGAACTGCCGGATCCTAACGGCGTGGGACACCTGGGAGTCGCGCTGGATCATATGGACGCCGACTCGATTGAAGAGGGGTTTGCAGCAGCTCTGGAAGCAGCCGGCCAGATCGATGTGCTGGTGAATAACGGCAATGATCCGGTGGGGGAAGACTGGCGAAATGTCACTGCAGATGCGTTTAACCGTCACCTGCAGAATGCGACCGGCTATTTTCTGCTGGCCCGCAAACTGCGTGATCACCTCGTTGCGCGAGAAGCTCGGGGAAGCGTGATCATGATTGGTTCGATGTACGGCGTGGTCGGTTCTTATCCCGAAGCGTACGAGGGGATCTGTGCAGCCAGTCCCGTGGCTTATCACACGATGAAGGGAGGACTGATCCATCAGACGCGGCATCTGTCGGTCTACTGGGCCAAGGATGGCGTGCGGGTCAACTGCCTGAGCCCCGGGCCGTTTCCTTCTGAGAAAGCACCTGCGGGCCTAGCCGAGCGATTGAGCGAGCACAGTCCCATGGGCCGCATGGGATCGCCGGCCGAACTCAAGGGAGCAGTTGTCTTCCTGGCGAGCGAGGCGAGCAGTTATATCACAGGCCAGAACCTGCTGGTCGATGGTGGCTGGACCGCCTGGTAG
- a CDS encoding Na/Pi cotransporter family protein, producing the protein MGLEILNALGGLGLFLLGMVILTNGLKELAGDTIRRLIAKFTKNMPSGIATGAIVTAVLQSSSATTVTAVGFASAGLLSLSQSLGIIFGANLGTTMTGWIVAVFGFKLKLGQIAFPLILVGTLMYMFARKRVGMIGFALAGFGLIFVGIDNMQAGMSGLTDTVTPKSFPADDWLGRILLILIGMGVSMVTQSSSAGMAMAITAVHTGTISLTQGVAMVVGFDMGTTVTAVIATLGGSVTARRTAFAHVLFNTTTACVAYFLVPLYMWVWQSYVNQGDRFSPEIGLALFHSLFNLLGILMLAPSSSQVIRVLCWLVPDAVNDQVERLEESFIQTPNVAIEASRSTLTEVFQDVLHLFHGLFSDEADRADISSMMEQTHETLTVTEDYLRRVNVSKSDPQTLRCYQEVVLALDHIRRLTRRFKEIERLDAAAEVEDLQKVVQRLTKLFVEAETAFEDPSELMDEQPLEDCARELDQDQESVRRRFTEAASRSGDDFEYVLNQLDAYRWLYRISYHLWRTVHHLQSARIINGQTEVEPAEIDDTKAVASQPEEQGSENRKTSLQIDSRDEVE; encoded by the coding sequence ATGGGTTTAGAGATTCTCAATGCACTTGGAGGCCTGGGGCTGTTCCTGCTGGGGATGGTCATTCTGACCAACGGCCTGAAGGAACTGGCGGGGGATACGATCCGCCGGTTGATCGCGAAATTCACAAAGAACATGCCCAGTGGAATTGCTACCGGAGCGATCGTCACGGCTGTGCTGCAATCCTCAAGTGCTACTACGGTCACCGCGGTGGGTTTTGCGAGTGCGGGGCTGCTCTCTTTATCACAGTCGCTCGGAATCATCTTTGGTGCCAACCTGGGCACAACCATGACGGGCTGGATCGTGGCTGTCTTCGGTTTCAAATTGAAGCTGGGACAGATCGCTTTTCCCCTGATTCTGGTCGGAACCCTGATGTACATGTTTGCCCGCAAGCGGGTCGGGATGATCGGTTTCGCGCTGGCCGGCTTTGGTCTGATCTTTGTCGGCATTGATAACATGCAGGCCGGGATGTCTGGACTGACAGATACGGTCACGCCGAAATCGTTTCCCGCAGATGACTGGCTGGGGCGCATCCTGTTGATTTTGATCGGCATGGGGGTCTCCATGGTCACGCAGTCGTCCAGCGCGGGAATGGCGATGGCAATTACCGCCGTGCATACCGGTACGATTTCGCTGACGCAGGGAGTCGCGATGGTGGTCGGCTTTGATATGGGGACGACCGTCACCGCGGTGATCGCCACACTGGGAGGTTCCGTGACGGCGCGACGAACCGCATTTGCGCATGTTCTCTTTAATACAACGACCGCCTGTGTGGCTTATTTTCTGGTACCACTCTACATGTGGGTCTGGCAATCTTATGTGAATCAGGGGGATCGTTTCTCCCCGGAAATCGGACTGGCCCTGTTTCACAGCCTGTTTAATCTGCTGGGGATCCTGATGCTGGCCCCGTCGTCCAGCCAGGTGATTCGCGTCCTCTGCTGGCTGGTGCCTGACGCAGTGAACGACCAGGTGGAACGTCTCGAAGAGTCATTTATCCAGACTCCCAACGTGGCGATTGAAGCGTCGCGCTCGACATTGACCGAAGTCTTTCAGGATGTGCTGCACCTGTTTCACGGGTTGTTTTCCGATGAGGCAGACCGGGCAGATATTTCTTCGATGATGGAGCAGACGCATGAGACGTTGACAGTTACCGAAGATTACCTGAGGCGGGTCAACGTGTCGAAATCAGATCCGCAGACGTTGCGCTGTTACCAGGAAGTCGTACTGGCACTGGACCACATCAGACGCCTGACAAGACGCTTCAAGGAAATCGAGCGTCTGGATGCGGCTGCTGAAGTGGAAGATCTGCAAAAGGTTGTGCAGCGGTTAACGAAACTGTTCGTTGAGGCTGAAACGGCCTTCGAGGATCCCAGCGAACTGATGGACGAGCAGCCGCTGGAGGACTGTGCGCGAGAACTGGATCAGGACCAGGAATCGGTCCGCCGCCGGTTTACCGAGGCCGCGTCCCGATCGGGGGATGATTTTGAATATGTACTCAATCAGTTGGACGCTTATCGCTGGCTGTATCGCATCAGTTACCATCTCTGGAGAACAGTGCATCACCTGCAAAGTGCGCGGATCATCAATGGTCAAACGGAAGTAGAACCTGCAGAAATCGATGATACGAAAGCCGTTGCTTCCCAGCCTGAAGAGCAAGGGAGCGAAAATAGAAAAACGTCCCTGCAAATTGACAGCAGGGACGAAGTTGAATGA